The DNA window cttggactgagtcaccccataaataaatgtgtttgtgcagcaacttaaaagcaGCAGCATGAATCCAACTTGTCGAAATATATGTTCAGAATCGTTGTAATCCTTGGGATCTGTTCCTGTTATGATATAATAGAAGAAATCGATAACAAttatcaaccacagaagtatgaagctgccggagatggtgaagagtaaaatcatagacttccttctgctctccatctttgggtcattgtgattctctccctctctctgacccctcagtcccttacggactcgactggccactaaaatgtgtctgactgtcagagcgttgagcaacagaattaaaacaaatgggagcaatggggttaaaacagtATCAAACCatgcaaatcccacccatccgggctcagtataatagcttggctttataGAACAttcccacggtacattgtcgattatctcttcAGGTTCAGttgtaaagtagaaggggatgtttcttgaacagagcagaatgcaggttgttgcgagaaccacagccgcagttttctcggtgcaatatttagttttcagcttctgacaacaaatggccacaaatcgatcgaaggagaaagtgacggtgaaccagacagaacattctgcagctgtacaaagcagGACAAAGATAACAGTACACACCGGGGTGATTttcaggaaagatcccgggaaataataataactgatccgccaCAGTACGACATCAGTGACAATGACCAGTAGGTCcgttgttgccatggccaccaggtagtaagtggtgcaggtggagagtc is part of the Heterodontus francisci isolate sHetFra1 chromosome 48, sHetFra1.hap1, whole genome shotgun sequence genome and encodes:
- the LOC137357321 gene encoding probable G-protein coupled receptor 139, giving the protein MARPRSHLHLPTQFNFLAIVILSRGKCGLSTCTTYYLVAMATTDLLVIVTDVVLWRISYYYFPGSFLKITPVCTVIFVLLCTAAECSVWFTVTFSFDRFVAICCQKLKTKYCTEKTAAVVLATTCILLCSRNIPFYFTTEPEEIIDNVPWECSIKPSYYTEPGWVGFAWFDTVLTPLLPFVLILLLNALTVRHILVASRVRKGLRGQREGENHNDPKMESRRKSMILLFTISGSFILLWLIIVIDFFYYIITGTDPKDYNDSEHIFRQVGFMLLLLSCCTNTFIYGVTQSKFREQFKGAVKYPVTSIIQLINKQNN